CCACCGCCGGATCGAAGACGACCAGGTCCGCGTCGAGGCCCGGACGGAGCACGCCCTTCGAATCGAGTCCCATCGCTCGAGCGGGGAGCGACGTCATCGATCGGACGGCTTCCTCGAGCGACAGGAGGTTCTCCTGGCGGACGTATTTCGCCAAGATTCGGGGAAAGGAGCCGTAGACCCGGGGGTGGGGACGGGCCCCGAACAGGCCGTCAGTGCCAACCATGACGCGCTCGCTCTGCATGATCGTTCGGACGTCCTCCTCGATCAGCCCATGGGCGATCATCGACGCCTCGAAGTCCTCCGCGAGCAGGACGTCACAGAGGACGTCGATCGGCGTGCTGTCGCGCTCGGTCGCGATGGTCGCGATGTCGCGTCCACCCTCCTCGCCGAACGCCTCGGAGGTGAGGTTCGTCACCTCGATGCGGTCCCAGCCGGTCTTGCCGCCGACGTTCTCCCAGCCGTCGATGCGCCACTCCTCGATGTCACGCCGAATCTCCTCGCGCTGGTCGGGATCCGAGAGCGTCTCGCGAAGGGCGTCGGCGTCGCCCGATTGCACCCACGGCGGCAACAGCGACGTCAGCATGCTGCTCCCCGCGGTGTAGGGGTACTGGTCTGCGGTGACGTCGATACCGCGCTCGCGGGCGATTTCGACCTGTGCGAGCAGGCGATCGGCCTTTCCCTGCTGTTCGCTGCCGGTAACTTTGAAGTGCGAAATATGGAGCGGAATGCCGTGTTCGGCGCCGATGTCGACGAACTCGTCGAGCGCCTCCCAGATCCAGCGGCCCTCGCTGCGGATGTGGGCGACGAACGGCCGCCCGTAGGGGGCGAGTTCGGCCGCGAGTCGGGACACCTCCTCGGTCTCCGAGTACACCTGGGGCGTGTACACGAGCCCCGTCGAGAAGCCGATAGCCCCGTCCTCGAGTCCCTCGCGGACGAGCGACGCCATCTCCTCGAGTTCGTCGTCAGTCGGCTGGACGTCGTCCATGCCGAGTACGTCGTAGCGGGCGGTACCGTGGCCGACCAGCGTCGCGACGTTCGGCGCAATGTTCGCGTCGTCGACCGCGTCGAGGTACTCGCCGAGGGAGTTCCACGACCACTCGCGCTCGAGTCTCCCCGCGAGGCCGCTGAGGTACTCCTGCCACGGACCGATCCCCTCCTCGCGGTAGAGCGGGGCCATCGAGAACCCGTCCTGGCCGAGGATCTCGGTGGTGATTCCCTGCCGGGTCTTCGGGGCAAGAGAGGGGTCGGCGAATAGCTCGAGGTCGGAGTGGGAGTGGGCGTCGATGAAACCCGGGCAGACGACGCTCCCGTCGGCGTCGAGACGCGTGTCGGCGTCGAGGCCGTGGTCGGGGGCCGTCGCGATTCGGTCGATGCGACCGTCGACGACGCCGACCGCGCCGCGGATCCAGGGCGCACCAGTGCCGTCGACGATCCGGGCGTTCTCGACGAGTAAATCGAGGGTCATGCTCACCCAATTCGCGGCCCGTGTCCTAAATCCACCGCTCGAGGTGGCTCCCTGGCGTACTGAACTGCGATCGGCGAGTCCGTTGATTTCGTCGTCGAGCCGATAAGTTCACCGAATTCGCGTCTACGTTTTCGTAATCACGGAGAAATGTATGCTCGACACGAAAATCTATTTATCCTGTGAGTGGGAGTGTTATTTGATGCCACAGCGCAAGCAACGCGAGCGCGGCGATAGTCGTACGGAAGACGACCAGCACTGGCGGGTCGGCGACCTGAGTGTGGTTCGTGACTTCTCGACGAATCCAAACCTTTCGCGGCGATCCGTGCTGGCCGCGACCGGCGCGGGACTGCTCGCCGGGATGTCCACGACGGGCGGCGCCGCCGCGGCGGAAGACGACGAGCGATACCACCTCAAAACGCGACCAACGATGTGGACCGAGGTGATGCGGGCGAACGCACAGCGAAACATCGACCGCTACGACTGGGCGGCGGGCCAGCGCGACAACGCCGTCGAGTCGGCCGACAGCTACCTCGAGAAGTACGGCCCCGACCTCGATAGTTTCTGGAACCTCGTTACGTCCCAGCAGGTCCCTCGCGGTGGCGGACTCTCGAACGAGCGACACATTCTCGGCGGCGACAGCGACCCCGGCACCGACCGCCTCTGGAAGATAGAGACGAACGTCGACGACCCCCACGGCGACGGGACGTTGACGGTGCCGACGAACGACTTCGGCGCCTACCGCGAGAGCGGCCTGAACGACCGGGGAATGTTCGACCCCGATCTCGCCGACGACTCGTTGCTGGTCAACGAGGAACACCCCGAGATGGGCGAGGGCTGGGGCGTCGACGACGGCTGGGGATGGATCGACGAGAACGACGACCTCGGGATGGGCGAGGGCAATCGGTGGAACTTCGTCGCCTACTACAACCACTGGTTCGTCTGGCGCCCCGGCGGAATTCGTCGGATTCTTGACGCGCTGGTCGACGCCTATCTGCTCACTGAGGAATCGGAGTACGCGGTCGCGGGACTGGTACTCATGGATCGGATCGCGGACGTCTACCCCGAGATGACGATCGCGGACTACCAGCAGAACGCACACGGCTTCTGGAACAGCCACGGCGGCCGTCAGACCGGGCGCATCATCGGTTCACACTGGGAGGGGAACCTCGCCCGGAACCTGTTGGTCGCCTACGACGCGTTCTTCCCCGCGCTCGACGATCCAGCGGTCGCGGACGAAGTCGTGAGCTTCCTGGACGGGAAGACCGACGAGTACCCCGGACTGGACGACAAGGATGCGGTCGCGCGCATCCGGGAAAACATCGAGGAGAACTACGTCAAGGAGATCTTTCCGGCCGCGAAGGCCTCCCAGATCGCGCCTGCACGCGGTCAATTGTCGGCACTCGCGATTTCGGCCCGGGTGCTCGACGATACGCGCGAGAACGGCTATACGCGTGAGGCCATCGAGTGGATCTTCCAGCCCGGGAACGAGTACTTCGACGGCGACGTCTGGAACGAAGAACCCGAGAACTGGTACACGACGGGTGGAAACGTGCTCGCCCCGATCGTCGACCAGTGTGACCGCGACGGCTACTGGCACGAGGGCTCACTCGGCTACAACCGGATCCAGATGTCCTCGATCCTGCAGGTCGCCCAGAACTTACAGGGGTACGACGGGTTCGACGGCGCGGACCTCTACCAGCATCCGAAGTTCCAGAGCGCGCTCAAGATCAACTCTGACCTCCTCCTCCTGGACGAGTTTTCACCAGCGCTCGGGGACACCCACCACCCGGCAGGTAACGAGATGAGCCAGAGTGGCATCTCAGACGGCTACGAGGTGACGGACGATTCCCGCTTTGCGCAGCTGTGGCACTACTCGAACGGCTACTCGACGGCCGGAATCAGGGGTTCCATCTACGATGCCGATCCCGAGGGACTCGCCGAGGAGATCCAGTCGATCGTCGACGCCGAGGGGCCACTCGACCTGCCGAGCCAGAACCTCGCTGGCTTTGGCTTCGCGGCGCTCCGGGATGGTGAGAACTACACGACCGAATCCTTCGGGGTGACCTACGACACATCCGACCTGTTCGCCGAGGCCTCCGCGCCGATCAACGACAGCTTCGATGAGGCGAT
This region of Natronosalvus halobius genomic DNA includes:
- a CDS encoding N-acyl-D-amino-acid deacylase family protein — translated: MTLDLLVENARIVDGTGAPWIRGAVGVVDGRIDRIATAPDHGLDADTRLDADGSVVCPGFIDAHSHSDLELFADPSLAPKTRQGITTEILGQDGFSMAPLYREEGIGPWQEYLSGLAGRLEREWSWNSLGEYLDAVDDANIAPNVATLVGHGTARYDVLGMDDVQPTDDELEEMASLVREGLEDGAIGFSTGLVYTPQVYSETEEVSRLAAELAPYGRPFVAHIRSEGRWIWEALDEFVDIGAEHGIPLHISHFKVTGSEQQGKADRLLAQVEIARERGIDVTADQYPYTAGSSMLTSLLPPWVQSGDADALRETLSDPDQREEIRRDIEEWRIDGWENVGGKTGWDRIEVTNLTSEAFGEEGGRDIATIATERDSTPIDVLCDVLLAEDFEASMIAHGLIEEDVRTIMQSERVMVGTDGLFGARPHPRVYGSFPRILAKYVRQENLLSLEEAVRSMTSLPARAMGLDSKGVLRPGLDADLVVFDPAVVDDRATFDDPEQYPLGIEHVVVDGTPIVREGEDTGARPGGAIRA
- a CDS encoding heparinase II/III family protein; translated protein: MPQRKQRERGDSRTEDDQHWRVGDLSVVRDFSTNPNLSRRSVLAATGAGLLAGMSTTGGAAAAEDDERYHLKTRPTMWTEVMRANAQRNIDRYDWAAGQRDNAVESADSYLEKYGPDLDSFWNLVTSQQVPRGGGLSNERHILGGDSDPGTDRLWKIETNVDDPHGDGTLTVPTNDFGAYRESGLNDRGMFDPDLADDSLLVNEEHPEMGEGWGVDDGWGWIDENDDLGMGEGNRWNFVAYYNHWFVWRPGGIRRILDALVDAYLLTEESEYAVAGLVLMDRIADVYPEMTIADYQQNAHGFWNSHGGRQTGRIIGSHWEGNLARNLLVAYDAFFPALDDPAVADEVVSFLDGKTDEYPGLDDKDAVARIRENIEENYVKEIFPAAKASQIAPARGQLSALAISARVLDDTRENGYTREAIEWIFQPGNEYFDGDVWNEEPENWYTTGGNVLAPIVDQCDRDGYWHEGSLGYNRIQMSSILQVAQNLQGYDGFDGADLYQHPKFQSALKINSDLLLLDEFSPALGDTHHPAGNEMSQSGISDGYEVTDDSRFAQLWHYSNGYSTAGIRGSIYDADPEGLAEEIQSIVDAEGPLDLPSQNLAGFGFAALRDGENYTTESFGVTYDTSDLFAEASAPINDSFDEAIQFEASQAGEWWTFEFDVADADEYELELETLFVSTYGIYDLSVNGEYVDTIDFMADGGGRDTISYLLELPAGTNTMRFECVGQNDDSGGYKMALYYLTLLDEADRERRDAAELGNAKRAFWMYYGRNGIGGGGTPHAHRDTLQIGVAAHEMELSRDLGYPENTGSHPPRQFFTDNTISHNTVVVNERGQDHHWVGTPRHFEGEDERVNLIDVEAPHVYEEADEYRRTTASITVDEEHSYAVDFFRVTGGDDHRYGFHTTKADLATEGLDLEAQDGGTLAGEGVPYADSAYDGARSPDSRGSGLNYFDQVERDDDPASRVVLDWDVEDHFNQRDDDADGVHLRLTSFGDFDDVELANGYPPNSSGGAAPEDSLRYAFLNRRGSNLETTYTSVIEHYDGDRVVESIEEVPVSGGPGHAVKIDLVNGRTDYAVCSFEKTDTLTVDDTFEFKGFFGLYSVEDGEPEYAYVQDGTRLEPLDDSPLIQEAEGFVRGSVEDFTREMSLENELTIRIAADTGLLERHTGFVYVDNDQRDPWRGEPDPENPILGRDQRGRGNGSYPIEALEDGRGNLMTVDVGEKTFTRDFVDPDQLEDGGYNYIIEEGDDVRIPLTSVWSRE